GCGGAGTGTAGCAGATCGGTGGGACGGAAAGGAATAGGTCGATGGTCACGGTGAACGGGCGGGGCGTCGTGACGAGTTTGTTACGCGGAATAATTTTCTGTGGCTGGACTCTGAACGAGTAATGCAATCGCCTCGCTTCGTGCCCCCTCGTTCCGTCGTTACCGCGGCTGTCCAAGCCAACCTCGTCCTTGTGGCCCAAGGACAGGGCGTGATTCAGAGCCTCGGCCAGCAACGCTACACCCGGCCCTATGCGGGCTGTTTCAACTCATCGGCGGGCGGGCATTTCCGGCACGCGATCGAGCATTACCAAGCCTTCCTGCAGGCGGTGAAAACGGGCGAGCTGGACTACGAGAATCGGGCCCGGGACTTGCAGATCGAATCGTTGGCCGACTATGCGGCGGCGGCGTGGGAGCAGATCGCCGCGGGCCTCCAGGCGCTGGTGGGCGGGGCGCATGACGGTCAGCGCCTGACCATGGCGTCGGAGAGCGTGGAGGGCGGCACCATGCAGACCTCGGTGGAGCGCGAGCTGGAG
This portion of the Actomonas aquatica genome encodes:
- a CDS encoding DinB family protein; translated protein: MPPRSVVTAAVQANLVLVAQGQGVIQSLGQQRYTRPYAGCFNSSAGGHFRHAIEHYQAFLQAVKTGELDYENRARDLQIESLADYAAAAWEQIAAGLQALVGGAHDGQRLTMASESVEGGTMQTSVERELEFLINHTVHHFALIAVIAQAHGASVPQDFGMAPSTLKYREAQEPACAR